One segment of uncultured Desulfovibrio sp. DNA contains the following:
- a CDS encoding thioesterase family protein produces MSLHRASRPRRRSAPEVPSLCVSVQRTVRFEEVDAVRFMWHGRYASWLEDGREAMGRAYGISYLDFRDNGVVVPLKLFHLDFHHPLLYGQTYTIHAELFWNEAAVLDFEYRIEDAAGLVTTTASTTQLMLDLNGNLLMEPPAFYREFCAQWRQGKVVCRQ; encoded by the coding sequence ATGAGCCTGCACCGCGCTTCACGTCCCCGCCGCCGTAGCGCGCCGGAGGTACCTTCTCTCTGCGTCAGCGTCCAGCGCACGGTGCGCTTTGAAGAGGTGGATGCCGTGCGTTTTATGTGGCATGGCCGCTATGCCAGCTGGCTTGAGGATGGCCGGGAGGCCATGGGCCGTGCCTATGGCATCAGCTATCTGGATTTTCGTGATAATGGCGTTGTGGTGCCGCTCAAGCTCTTTCATCTGGATTTTCACCATCCGCTGCTGTACGGCCAGACATACACCATCCACGCGGAGCTGTTCTGGAATGAGGCTGCAGTGCTGGATTTTGAATACCGCATTGAAGACGCGGCAGGCCTTGTGACCACCACAGCCAGTACAACTCAGCTTATGCTTGATCTGAACGGCAACCTGCTCATGGAGCCGCCAGCCTTTTACCGCGAATTCTGCGCGCAGTGGCGGCAGGGCAAGGTCGTATGCCGCCAGTAA
- a CDS encoding DUF2062 domain-containing protein — MPPVIAVVIPVYNHREGLRDVVQRALNQCGTIIVVDDGSTDGSADSLEGLPITLVRLPRNGGKGAALLAGAAEAARLGATHMITLDADGQHYPEDIPLFLQAIAQHPGAIIVGCRDFNVPHVPGSSRFGRAFSAFWMRVQTGERVRDMQSGFRAYPLRVLDCLKFTEPGYAFEVEVLVRAAWAGFDVREIGIRVYYPPREERVSHFKALKDNIRISLLNTRLTIRALVPVPFRQHSVDGQGRISLLRPMDSLRRLLADRATPWQLGRSAAVAIAVSTLPLPGLQSILLLLCIGWLRLNRLCALAMIPLTWPPFVPGLGVLLGYRLRNGRWLTEFSVQTLGYEAPQRIFDWFVGALVLAPLLGLLAGAVVGALAYLAARGMTRMRQGGGKGSDLAD; from the coding sequence ATGCCGCCAGTAATTGCCGTGGTCATTCCGGTGTACAACCACCGTGAAGGCCTGCGCGATGTGGTGCAGCGGGCCCTGAACCAGTGCGGCACGATCATCGTGGTGGACGACGGCTCCACAGACGGCAGTGCTGATAGCCTGGAGGGCCTGCCCATCACGCTTGTGCGCCTGCCCCGCAACGGCGGCAAGGGCGCGGCCCTGCTGGCTGGCGCGGCTGAGGCCGCACGGCTTGGCGCAACGCACATGATTACGCTGGATGCCGACGGACAGCACTACCCGGAAGACATCCCCCTTTTTTTGCAGGCCATTGCGCAGCACCCCGGCGCAATTATTGTGGGCTGCCGCGATTTCAACGTGCCGCACGTGCCTGGCTCGTCCCGTTTCGGCAGGGCGTTTTCCGCCTTCTGGATGCGTGTGCAGACAGGGGAGCGGGTGCGCGACATGCAGAGCGGGTTCCGCGCTTATCCCTTGCGTGTGCTGGACTGCCTGAAATTCACGGAACCGGGCTACGCCTTTGAGGTTGAAGTGCTGGTGCGCGCCGCATGGGCCGGATTTGACGTGCGCGAAATTGGCATTCGGGTGTATTATCCGCCGAGGGAAGAGCGCGTTTCGCATTTCAAGGCGCTCAAGGACAATATCCGTATTTCTCTGCTGAACACGCGGCTGACTATCCGCGCCCTGGTGCCTGTGCCCTTTCGCCAGCACAGCGTGGACGGACAGGGCCGCATTTCTCTGCTGCGCCCTATGGATTCCCTGCGCCGTCTGCTTGCGGACAGAGCCACGCCGTGGCAATTGGGGCGCTCGGCGGCAGTTGCCATAGCTGTTTCCACACTGCCCTTGCCGGGTTTACAGAGTATTCTGCTCCTGCTGTGCATTGGCTGGCTGCGGCTGAACAGGCTCTGCGCTCTGGCAATGATCCCGCTCACGTGGCCCCCATTTGTGCCGGGCCTTGGGGTTTTGCTTGGTTACAGGCTGCGCAATGGCAGATGGCTGACGGAATTTTCTGTGCAGACCCTCGGCTATGAAGCTCCACAGCGCATATTCGACTGGTTTGTGGGTGCGCTTGTTCTTGCACCGCTGCTGGGCCTGCTTGCAGGGGCCGTAGTGGGCGCGCTG